From Polaribacter butkevichii, a single genomic window includes:
- a CDS encoding MFS transporter — protein MTKTNSSSKVPMGKKIAFGLGMLANQMFPAALGIFMVVLVKDLGFPTWMWSILYFLPRIFDSITDPIMGFISDNTRSKYGRRRHYVFIGAIIMGISFALMWQLYREDSLNYNFAYYLFWSLVFYLGLTIFSVPYVAMGYEMSDDFHERTSIMAVSQWIGQWAWVLAPWLWVIMYDPNWFDSGDVATRTLAIWVAIVCALLAMVPAIFLKDKSTLDDDSLVPLTIKNIGGSLREILKGFKEAFKIKQFRKLCIATFFIFNAFNTVAAFSFFIIVYYLFNGDAAAAWIWPTLFGSVGALITTFLVIPVVAKISKAMGKKNAFLISQGISIFGYILLWFLFIPGKPYLFLLALPFFSFGIGGLFTIMMSMTADICDLDELNFGQRREGIFGAIYWWMVKFGFAIAGGLSGLIMLMVDFTPDAATQPEGAVTGLRFFFSVFPILGTAIAMYIMRDYDLTEERAIEISAELNKRKALKQETLKKI, from the coding sequence ATGACTAAGACAAATTCATCTTCTAAAGTTCCGATGGGAAAAAAAATAGCATTCGGTTTGGGCATGTTGGCAAACCAAATGTTTCCGGCTGCTTTAGGTATTTTTATGGTGGTCTTAGTTAAAGACTTAGGTTTCCCAACTTGGATGTGGAGTATCTTGTATTTTCTTCCTCGTATTTTCGATTCTATTACAGATCCAATAATGGGGTTTATTTCAGACAATACCCGTTCTAAATATGGTAGAAGACGTCATTATGTTTTTATTGGTGCTATTATAATGGGTATTTCATTTGCATTAATGTGGCAACTTTATAGAGAAGATAGTTTAAATTATAATTTTGCTTATTATTTATTTTGGTCTTTGGTTTTCTATTTAGGCTTAACTATTTTTAGTGTTCCTTATGTGGCAATGGGCTATGAAATGAGCGATGATTTTCATGAGCGTACCAGCATTATGGCAGTATCTCAGTGGATTGGGCAATGGGCTTGGGTGTTAGCACCTTGGTTGTGGGTAATTATGTACGACCCTAATTGGTTTGATTCTGGAGATGTTGCAACAAGAACTTTGGCAATTTGGGTAGCTATTGTCTGTGCTTTATTAGCCATGGTACCCGCCATATTTTTAAAAGATAAATCTACTTTAGATGATGATAGTTTGGTGCCTTTAACAATAAAAAACATTGGTGGTAGTCTTAGAGAAATATTAAAAGGTTTTAAAGAAGCCTTTAAAATTAAACAATTTAGAAAACTTTGTATAGCTACCTTCTTTATTTTTAATGCATTTAATACGGTTGCAGCTTTTTCTTTTTTTATCATTGTTTATTATTTGTTTAATGGTGATGCTGCCGCAGCTTGGATTTGGCCAACACTATTTGGTAGTGTAGGTGCTTTAATAACTACCTTTTTGGTGATACCTGTAGTTGCCAAAATATCTAAAGCAATGGGTAAAAAGAATGCTTTTTTAATTTCACAAGGAATTTCAATATTTGGATACATTTTATTGTGGTTTCTTTTTATACCAGGCAAACCCTATCTATTTTTGTTAGCGCTACCTTTTTTTTCTTTTGGTATAGGTGGTTTATTTACAATAATGATGTCTATGACCGCAGATATTTGCGATTTAGATGAATTAAATTTCGGACAAAGAAGAGAGGGGATTTTTGGCGCAATTTATTGGTGGATGGTAAAATTTGGTTTTGCCATTGCAGGTGGTTTAAGTGGCTTAATAATGCTTATGGTAGATTTTACACCAGATGCCGCTACGCAGCCAGAAGGAGCAGTTACTGGGTTAAGATTTTTCTTCTCTGTTTTTCCTATTTTAGGGACCGCAATTGCTATGTATATTATGAGAGATTACGATTTAACAGAAGAAAGAGCAATAGAAATTAGTGCAGAATTAAATAAAAGAAAAGCCTTAAAGCAAGAAACTTTAAAGAAAATATAA
- a CDS encoding glycoside hydrolase family 16 protein yields MKKIKNIYIILFSLMTAFYGCQENEHEFGEIVAPTNIVITAEIAGVDADNLYGDGSGTVSFTTTAENASSYVYYFDGVAVASPSGVLSKRFSKVGVNSYTVVVKANGTGGVSSTKTIDVEVFSSFSDVEAENLLSGANIGDSKKWYWQADKDLHVGLGPVTDDYGNGEFAYEAWWNGIKAWDSEKGCMYDNEFVFTRTADGLTFEQTVGPAFVPGTYAGVLGVAGDQCHDETVATKMFGVKTVAFGPSTSKAGTEGTYNNAPYRGTNFEISDGGFMGWLVGSGTYDIISISSSELIVRVIEDPASGSGAAWYHKFTSTKPVKGSSYIYNDLAWEDDFNTDGAPNPANWTYDLGAGGWGNGELQTYTNDAENVIVEDGYLKIKAKADGSGGYTSARLKSQGLYEFTYGRVEVKAKLPGSQGTWPAIWMLGANFSTIGWPHSGEIDIMEQTGADKNTTLGTLHWYNTAGSNNASYGETTAVANAASEFHLYTVEWTDTAVKIYLDNVPFYELANDDTLPFNADFFLILNVAMGGTLGGSVDAAFTEDTMEIDYVKVYQ; encoded by the coding sequence ATGAAAAAAATAAAAAATATTTATATAATCTTATTTTCGTTAATGACGGCTTTTTATGGGTGTCAAGAAAATGAGCATGAATTCGGAGAAATAGTAGCTCCTACAAATATTGTTATCACTGCAGAAATTGCTGGTGTAGATGCAGACAATCTTTATGGAGATGGAAGTGGTACAGTAAGTTTTACTACAACTGCAGAAAATGCATCTTCTTATGTATATTATTTTGATGGTGTAGCGGTAGCTTCTCCATCAGGCGTTTTATCAAAAAGGTTTTCTAAAGTGGGTGTAAATAGCTATACTGTTGTTGTAAAAGCAAATGGTACAGGTGGTGTTTCATCAACAAAAACAATAGATGTAGAAGTGTTTAGTTCTTTTTCTGATGTTGAAGCAGAAAACTTATTAAGTGGTGCTAATATTGGAGATAGTAAAAAATGGTACTGGCAAGCAGATAAAGATTTACATGTTGGTTTAGGACCTGTTACAGATGATTATGGTAACGGAGAATTTGCGTATGAGGCTTGGTGGAATGGTATTAAAGCTTGGGATTCTGAAAAAGGATGTATGTATGATAATGAGTTTGTCTTTACAAGAACTGCAGATGGTTTAACATTTGAACAAACCGTAGGACCTGCTTTTGTTCCTGGTACGTATGCAGGTGTTTTAGGGGTTGCAGGTGATCAGTGTCATGATGAAACTGTAGCAACAAAAATGTTTGGTGTAAAAACAGTGGCTTTTGGTCCTTCTACATCTAAAGCAGGTACAGAAGGTACATATAACAATGCGCCATATAGAGGTACAAATTTCGAAATTTCTGATGGTGGTTTTATGGGATGGTTAGTAGGTTCTGGAACTTATGATATTATTTCTATTTCTAGTAGTGAGTTAATTGTTAGAGTTATAGAAGACCCAGCGTCTGGTTCTGGAGCAGCTTGGTATCATAAATTTACATCTACAAAACCTGTAAAAGGATCTAGTTATATTTATAATGATTTGGCTTGGGAAGACGATTTTAATACAGACGGAGCACCAAATCCTGCAAATTGGACCTATGATTTAGGTGCAGGTGGTTGGGGTAATGGAGAATTACAAACCTATACCAATGATGCAGAAAATGTAATTGTAGAAGATGGTTATTTAAAAATTAAAGCAAAAGCTGATGGTAGCGGTGGATATACATCTGCAAGATTAAAATCTCAAGGATTGTATGAGTTTACTTACGGTAGAGTAGAAGTAAAAGCTAAATTACCAGGTTCTCAAGGTACATGGCCAGCAATATGGATGTTAGGTGCTAATTTTTCTACTATTGGTTGGCCACATTCTGGAGAGATAGATATAATGGAGCAAACAGGGGCAGATAAAAATACAACTTTAGGTACGTTACATTGGTACAATACTGCAGGTAGTAATAATGCTAGTTATGGCGAAACTACAGCTGTTGCAAATGCTGCTTCTGAATTTCATTTATATACGGTAGAATGGACAGATACTGCAGTTAAAATTTACTTAGATAACGTTCCTTTTTATGAATTAGCAAATGATGATACATTACCTTTTAATGCAGATTTCTTTCTAATTTTAAATGTAGCAATGGGCGGTACTTTAGGAGGGTCTGTAGATGCAGCGTTTACTGAAGATACTATGGAAATAGATTACGTAAAAGTATATCAATAA
- a CDS encoding glycoside hydrolase family 30 protein: MKTKFYFLTLFLIAMISCTQVDNKLNVTVYETSEAGNKLTPISTFTSDENASIITLNPKETFQTITGFGGAFTESSAYLLNKLSKKNRDTILQAYFAEDGANYSLTRTHMNSCDFSLNQYSYSPVAEDMELEHFTIKEDMDDLIPMIKDAMKVSKDGFKIFASPWTAAPWMKDNKKWVGGKLLPKYYDTWALFFSKYADAYKEEGIDIWGFTVENEPHGNGNNWESMHYSPEEMTEFVQHHLGPKLEADGKGDLKILGYDQNREGLKEWVDVMFKDEASSKYYDGTAIHWYESTYEVFPEALQYAHNKAPNKYLIETEGCIDSQVPVWQDDAWYWKKEATDWGWDWAPEKDKHLHPKYAPVNRYARDIIGCLNNWVDGWVDWNMVLDTKGGPNWFENWCVAPVIVDPAKDAVYFTPLYYTMAHFSKYIRPEAKVIGLENSDKELQVTAAQNTDGSIAVVVFNEGKTKKSFKLLLGEKETLVNIDAQALQTIMVSTIKN; this comes from the coding sequence ATGAAAACAAAATTCTATTTTCTAACACTTTTTTTAATAGCGATGATTAGTTGTACGCAAGTTGATAACAAACTAAATGTAACTGTTTATGAAACCTCTGAAGCAGGGAATAAATTAACACCTATTTCAACGTTTACTTCGGATGAAAATGCATCAATAATAACTTTAAACCCTAAAGAGACGTTTCAAACAATTACTGGTTTTGGTGGTGCTTTTACAGAATCATCAGCATATTTATTAAATAAATTAAGTAAAAAAAATAGAGATACTATTTTACAAGCTTATTTTGCTGAAGATGGTGCCAATTATTCGTTAACAAGAACACACATGAACTCTTGTGATTTTTCTCTCAATCAGTATTCCTATTCTCCTGTAGCAGAGGATATGGAGTTAGAACACTTTACAATTAAGGAAGATATGGACGATTTAATTCCGATGATAAAAGATGCTATGAAAGTGTCTAAAGACGGATTTAAAATTTTTGCTTCACCTTGGACAGCCGCTCCTTGGATGAAAGATAATAAGAAATGGGTTGGCGGTAAATTATTACCAAAATACTATGATACTTGGGCATTATTCTTTTCTAAATATGCAGATGCTTACAAAGAAGAAGGCATCGATATTTGGGGATTTACAGTAGAAAATGAACCGCACGGAAATGGAAATAATTGGGAAAGTATGCATTATTCTCCAGAAGAAATGACGGAGTTTGTTCAGCATCACTTAGGTCCTAAATTAGAAGCAGATGGAAAAGGTGATCTTAAAATTTTAGGGTACGATCAAAATAGAGAAGGGTTAAAAGAATGGGTAGATGTTATGTTTAAAGATGAAGCTTCCTCTAAATACTATGATGGAACGGCCATACATTGGTACGAAAGTACCTATGAAGTTTTTCCGGAAGCGTTGCAATATGCACATAACAAAGCACCAAATAAATACTTAATAGAAACAGAAGGTTGTATCGATTCTCAGGTTCCAGTTTGGCAAGATGACGCTTGGTATTGGAAAAAAGAAGCAACAGATTGGGGTTGGGATTGGGCACCAGAAAAAGACAAACATTTACATCCAAAATATGCACCAGTTAACAGATATGCAAGAGATATTATTGGTTGCCTAAATAATTGGGTAGATGGTTGGGTAGATTGGAATATGGTTTTAGATACAAAAGGAGGTCCAAACTGGTTCGAGAATTGGTGTGTGGCTCCCGTAATTGTAGACCCTGCAAAAGATGCCGTTTATTTTACGCCACTTTATTACACAATGGCTCATTTTAGTAAATACATAAGACCAGAGGCAAAAGTAATTGGTTTAGAAAATTCAGATAAAGAATTGCAAGTTACGGCAGCACAAAACACAGACGGTTCTATTGCTGTGGTTGTTTTTAATGAAGGGAAAACAAAAAAGAGTTTCAAGTTACTTTTAGGAGAAAAAGAAACCCTTGTAAATATAGATGCACAAGCATTACAAACCATTATGGTATCAACTATTAAAAACTAA
- a CDS encoding glycosyl hydrolase family 17 → MNSIFKISFVIIVFIFCVSCTSKVKLKEVKKVVTAAEILGNPDYLAISYGGYREKYREDNQPTISQLKEDLKLMHAMGIRILRTYNVQPKLPHAANVLEAIHQLKKEDANFEMYVMLGAWIDCLNAWTDKEPNHNLESPENEGEIARAVALANKYPEIVKVISVGNEAMVKWAASYFVQPNVILKWVNHLQDLKKNSKLAKDVWITSSDDFSCWGGGDSIYHTEDLEKLIKAVDYISAHTYPYHNSHHNSEFWKVPDNELHLSDIEKIDAAMLRSKKFAIKQYNAVKSYMKSLGVNKPVHIGETGWATISNGYYGAQGSRATDEYKQGLYYNSLREWTNKEGISCFYFEAFDEQWKDAENANGSENHFGLITLKGEAKYALWNLVDKGVFKGLTRNGQPITKTYNGNKEALMKDVFVPNTDYKK, encoded by the coding sequence ATGAATTCAATTTTTAAAATATCCTTTGTAATTATTGTGTTTATTTTTTGCGTTAGCTGTACTTCTAAAGTGAAGTTAAAAGAAGTGAAAAAAGTTGTAACAGCTGCCGAAATATTAGGAAATCCTGATTATTTAGCCATCTCTTATGGAGGTTATAGAGAGAAATATAGAGAAGACAATCAACCTACAATTTCTCAATTAAAAGAAGATTTAAAGTTGATGCATGCTATGGGGATTCGCATTTTAAGAACCTATAATGTGCAACCAAAATTACCACATGCAGCAAATGTTTTAGAAGCCATTCATCAACTTAAAAAAGAAGATGCAAATTTTGAAATGTATGTAATGTTGGGCGCTTGGATAGATTGTTTAAATGCTTGGACAGACAAAGAGCCAAATCATAATCTAGAAAGTCCAGAAAATGAAGGAGAAATAGCAAGAGCAGTCGCCTTGGCAAACAAATACCCAGAGATTGTAAAAGTAATTTCGGTGGGTAATGAAGCGATGGTAAAATGGGCAGCAAGTTATTTTGTACAACCGAATGTGATTTTAAAATGGGTAAATCACCTGCAAGATTTAAAGAAAAATAGCAAGTTGGCTAAAGATGTTTGGATTACAAGTTCAGACGATTTTTCTTGTTGGGGTGGCGGAGATTCAATTTATCATACAGAAGATTTAGAAAAATTGATAAAAGCCGTAGATTATATTTCTGCACATACGTATCCATATCATAATTCGCACCACAATTCAGAATTTTGGAAAGTACCCGATAATGAGTTGCATTTATCAGACATAGAAAAAATTGATGCAGCCATGTTAAGGTCTAAAAAGTTTGCCATAAAGCAATATAATGCTGTAAAAAGTTATATGAAAAGCTTGGGCGTAAACAAACCTGTTCATATTGGCGAAACAGGTTGGGCAACGATTTCTAACGGCTATTATGGCGCACAAGGCTCTAGAGCAACAGACGAATACAAGCAAGGTTTGTATTATAATAGTTTGCGAGAATGGACTAATAAAGAAGGGATTTCTTGTTTCTATTTTGAAGCTTTTGATGAACAATGGAAAGATGCTGAAAATGCAAATGGTTCAGAAAATCATTTTGGTTTAATCACTTTAAAAGGAGAAGCTAAATATGCGCTTTGGAATTTGGTTGATAAAGGTGTTTTTAAAGGTTTAACAAGAAATGGACAACCAATTACAAAAACATATAATGGAAATAAAGAAGCGTTGATGAAAGACGTTTTTGTTCCGAATACAGACTATAAAAAATAA
- a CDS encoding glycoside hydrolase family 2 TIM barrel-domain containing protein produces MKYIFLPIIFIFLALNSCSKKKEEVVVLKNEQGMRLMVNGEDFIINGMNWDYFPVGTNFSYSLWQQPNAFIKKALETEMTLLKELGVNTIRVYEGIQPKWITYIYEKYGIYTMLNHSFGRYGVSINGNWKPETDYTNVNAQKSLLAEVVQMTKTYKNTPGLLLFLLGNENNYGLFWAGSETEDFPEEETEKKKIGEIRGRAMYKLMNEAAVQMKKVDASHPIAICNGDLLFIDIIAEECKDVDIYGTNMYRGKSFLDAFDIVKKKLNMPVLFTEFGSDAFNAINNKEDQKMQAFYLVENWKEIYKNVAGLGKAENAIGGFTFQFSDGWWKYGQTINLDVHDNDASWATKAYDYDYQENHNNMNEEWFGICAKGPTNNKGLYTLYPRAAYYALKEAHQLNPYSEGMTTSLVLKHFNEIKLNDALIKAANNKVVLE; encoded by the coding sequence ATGAAATATATTTTCTTGCCAATTATATTTATTTTTTTGGCCTTAAATTCTTGTTCTAAAAAAAAGGAGGAAGTAGTTGTTTTAAAGAATGAACAAGGAATGCGTTTAATGGTTAATGGAGAAGATTTTATCATTAACGGAATGAATTGGGATTATTTTCCGGTTGGAACCAATTTTTCTTACAGTTTATGGCAACAACCTAATGCATTTATAAAAAAGGCATTAGAAACAGAAATGACTTTGCTTAAAGAGTTAGGTGTTAATACAATTCGTGTTTACGAAGGGATTCAACCTAAATGGATTACTTATATCTATGAAAAGTATGGTATTTACACCATGCTAAACCATTCTTTTGGTAGATACGGAGTTTCTATAAACGGAAATTGGAAACCAGAAACAGATTACACAAATGTTAATGCTCAAAAGTCTTTGCTTGCAGAAGTTGTGCAAATGACTAAAACGTATAAAAATACCCCTGGTTTGTTATTGTTTCTTTTAGGGAATGAAAATAATTACGGGCTTTTTTGGGCAGGATCAGAAACAGAAGATTTTCCTGAAGAAGAAACTGAAAAGAAAAAAATAGGAGAAATAAGAGGCAGAGCAATGTATAAATTGATGAATGAAGCGGCTGTTCAAATGAAAAAGGTAGATGCTTCTCATCCAATAGCTATTTGTAATGGTGATCTTTTGTTTATTGATATTATAGCAGAAGAATGTAAAGACGTAGATATTTATGGCACCAATATGTATCGAGGAAAATCTTTTTTAGATGCTTTTGATATTGTAAAAAAGAAACTGAATATGCCTGTTCTATTTACCGAATTCGGGTCAGATGCTTTTAATGCAATCAATAATAAAGAAGATCAAAAAATGCAAGCTTTTTACTTGGTAGAAAACTGGAAAGAGATTTATAAAAACGTTGCTGGTTTGGGTAAAGCAGAAAATGCAATAGGAGGTTTTACGTTTCAATTTAGTGATGGTTGGTGGAAATACGGACAAACCATAAATTTAGATGTACATGATAATGATGCTTCTTGGGCAACCAAAGCATATGATTATGACTATCAAGAAAATCATAATAATATGAATGAGGAGTGGTTTGGTATTTGTGCAAAAGGACCAACAAACAATAAAGGTTTATACACTTTATATCCAAGAGCAGCTTATTATGCATTAAAAGAAGCGCATCAATTAAATCCGTATTCAGAAGGAATGACCACAAGCTTAGTTTTAAAACATTTTAATGAAATTAAGCTAAACGATGCTCTTATAAAAGCAGCAAATAATAAAGTTGTTTTAGAATAA
- a CDS encoding carbohydrate binding domain-containing protein, protein MKKIKIIYKALILLLIINACTEEDRSLDFLDTIAAPTNVAASYNLSQDNSGLVTILPTADGGSYFDVSFGDATPEEKGIEAGKSAQHTYVEGTYTIKIVAYNTKGDTTEATQELVVSFKAPENLEVTLENDVAVSKQVNVTATADYAATFEFYSGEDGVTQPVLTGNIGDVISYQYPTAGTYSVKVIAKGGAVETTTYTADFEVTEILVPIVAAQKPATRDAADVISIFSDKYTQTTVDSFTTDWSSLALQEVITVDADNVLAYRDLNYAGIITEASPIDASSMEFVHFDIWTTNVDTFKLKFVDFNGTGYNDGADNIEFEVENTITEKGKWLSFNIPLSEFTGVPFSDINQIVIAAAPQGTVFLDNLYFYKASTNTPAFDDGLLINGDFENGSDAWLIGIDDSSSAPVVTDAGNTYYSVNVTAAGQPYDVNTSQKVEIIQGNTYTLTFDAWSDVNRPILAGIGLSADPWSNDSKTVDITTTKATYSVTLSAAEFGASNARVIFDLGAAVGMVNLDNVSLIIGTGNIIVNGDFENGSDAWLIGVDDTTSAPVATDGGNTYYSVNVTAAGNSYDVNASQKLEIIQGSTYTLTFDAWSDVNRPIIAGIGLSADPWSNDSKTVEITPTRTTYSVTLSAAEFGASDARVIFDLGAAVGMVNLDDVSLSSN, encoded by the coding sequence ATGAAGAAAATTAAAATAATATATAAAGCATTAATACTATTACTAATTATTAATGCGTGTACAGAAGAGGATAGAAGTTTAGACTTTTTAGATACTATTGCTGCGCCAACTAATGTGGCTGCAAGTTATAATTTATCTCAAGATAACTCTGGGTTGGTAACAATTTTACCAACGGCAGATGGAGGGTCTTATTTTGATGTTTCTTTTGGAGATGCAACTCCAGAAGAAAAAGGTATTGAAGCAGGTAAAAGTGCTCAACACACTTATGTAGAAGGTACTTATACTATAAAAATAGTAGCTTATAATACCAAAGGAGATACAACAGAAGCAACGCAAGAATTAGTCGTTTCATTTAAAGCTCCAGAAAATTTAGAGGTTACTTTAGAGAATGATGTAGCCGTTTCTAAACAAGTAAATGTTACTGCTACTGCAGATTATGCTGCTACTTTTGAGTTTTACTCGGGAGAAGATGGTGTTACGCAACCAGTTTTAACAGGTAATATTGGCGATGTAATTTCTTATCAATATCCAACAGCAGGTACTTACTCTGTAAAAGTTATTGCTAAAGGTGGTGCTGTAGAAACAACAACATATACGGCAGATTTTGAAGTAACAGAAATTTTAGTGCCAATTGTTGCTGCACAAAAACCTGCAACAAGAGATGCGGCAGATGTAATTTCTATATTTTCAGATAAATACACACAAACTACCGTAGATTCATTTACTACAGATTGGTCTTCTTTAGCTTTACAAGAAGTAATTACAGTAGATGCCGACAATGTTTTGGCGTACAGAGATTTAAATTATGCGGGTATAATTACAGAAGCTTCACCAATAGATGCATCATCAATGGAGTTTGTTCATTTTGATATTTGGACCACCAATGTAGATACCTTTAAATTGAAATTTGTTGACTTTAATGGTACAGGATATAATGATGGTGCTGATAATATTGAGTTTGAAGTAGAAAATACAATTACAGAAAAAGGTAAATGGTTAAGTTTTAATATTCCTTTATCAGAATTTACTGGAGTTCCTTTTTCAGATATCAACCAAATAGTTATTGCTGCAGCACCACAAGGAACCGTATTTTTAGATAACCTTTATTTCTATAAAGCAAGTACAAATACACCTGCTTTTGATGATGGTTTATTAATCAATGGAGATTTTGAAAACGGAAGCGATGCTTGGTTAATTGGTATTGATGATAGTTCTTCTGCGCCAGTAGTAACAGATGCAGGTAATACTTACTATTCCGTAAACGTAACTGCAGCAGGTCAACCTTATGATGTAAATACAAGTCAGAAAGTAGAAATTATTCAAGGAAATACCTACACATTAACTTTTGATGCTTGGTCAGACGTAAATAGACCTATACTTGCTGGTATCGGTTTAAGTGCAGATCCTTGGTCTAATGATTCTAAAACGGTAGATATTACAACAACAAAAGCAACCTATTCTGTTACGCTATCTGCAGCAGAATTTGGAGCCTCTAATGCAAGAGTTATTTTCGATTTAGGTGCTGCAGTAGGTATGGTAAATTTAGACAATGTATCGCTTATTATAGGTACAGGAAATATAATAGTTAATGGAGATTTTGAAAACGGAAGCGATGCTTGGTTAATTGGTGTTGATGACACTACTTCTGCTCCAGTAGCAACAGATGGAGGTAATACCTATTATTCTGTAAACGTAACGGCGGCAGGTAATTCTTATGATGTAAATGCAAGTCAAAAATTAGAAATCATTCAAGGAAGTACGTACACATTAACTTTTGATGCTTGGTCAGACGTAAACAGACCCATAATTGCAGGAATCGGTTTAAGTGCAGATCCTTGGTCTAATGATTCTAAAACGGTAGAAATTACACCAACAAGAACAACCTATTCTGTAACATTATCTGCAGCAGAATTTGGAGCCTCTGACGCAAGAGTCATTTTCGATTTAGGAGCAGCGGTAGGTATGGTTAATTTAGATGATGTTTCATTATCTAGTAATTAA